From Drosophila nasuta strain 15112-1781.00 chromosome X, ASM2355853v1, whole genome shotgun sequence, one genomic window encodes:
- the LOC132796054 gene encoding putative mediator of RNA polymerase II transcription subunit 26, with product MEALQELPPIGSERAARRAAMNSLNINMCSNKENEDLECGWQREQVSRLCGNPPVSGEMEAWLCLQREMQFERERCQLVPWHFIDDAKCDEKPKLSPGLTQQQKQQAQSQPQRQPQQQQKLQPQPQPQQQPQQKLQPQQQPQLQPQPQLQPQPQLQPQLQPQLQQRPQLQLQQQPQLQPQQQPQQQPQQQPQQQPQPQQQPQQQPQPQLQQQPQPQQQPQPQPQSESESQTQSKPLPMEETKKLTAQLLSAQQQTRRLVQSIEQLMPSLSNRQQLQQSLQQLRLLHFLLKRQLNMQLYQEMEQQDQQQQQQQQQQSSAWKQKVPKVSEDSQQQQQPEMQQQQQQQVQQQQDRQQHEMQQLQHQQQQLLHDQRHQQLQQQQLEESQQQMKMLQNETMHLRQQQLAHQQLQEQMQKQHHLVQQQQQLKMQQLHQLHMMNQHLQQQQQGLPPEQQQELKKLQQQLQHQQHLLGQQQQQQLQQQQQYQLQPHIPAQQPHQLQQQQEQQRQQHLRLLQEQQMLFERQQQQMLKLQPQLPSQQQPDVQQQIQKEIQHIEQNMRLEQEHMFQQFEQQQQQQQQQQHQQQQQVPQQPLVQQQQQPQLQQQTLLQQQMQQQHPTQQSVQLQHDVQKQIQQQQEMQQQMQQQQQQQSIYVEHVEVQIFVYKLQQQQQQQQELQQQDVQQQMQQQHQQKMQQQEQLQQQLQQQQQQQLQEQQQEQQQQQQEIPALQRLQQQPLVEKLQPQHQPMQQHTATANKQAASIVNTATT from the exons ATGGAGGCTTTGCAGGAGCTGCCGCCAATTGGTTCCGAGCGTGCTGCACGACGCGCTGCGATGAACAGTCTCAACATCAACATGTGTTCGAACAAGGAGAACGAGGATCTCGAATGCGGTTGGCAGCGAGAGCAGGTG TCGCGTTTGTGTGGCAATCCGCCGGTTAGCGGCGAAATGGAAGCTTGGCTGTGTTTGCAACGCGAGATGCAATTCGAGCGCGAACGTTGCCAGCTGGTGCCGTGGCATTTCATTGACGATGCCAAGTGCGATGAGAAGCCCAAGCTTTCGCCCGGACTGacacagcaacagaaacagcaggCACAATCACAACCACAaaggcaaccacaacagcaacagaaactacaaccacaaccacaaccacaacagcaaccacaacagaaactacaaccacaacaacaaccacaactacaaccacaaccacaactacaaccacaaccacaactacaaccacaactacaaccacaactacaacaacgaccacaactacaactacaacaacaaccacaactacaaccacaacagcaaccacaacagcaaccacaacaacaaccacaacaacaaccacaaccacaacaacaaccacaacaacaaccacaaccacaactacaacaacaaccacaaccacaacaacaaccacaaccacaaccacagtcagagtcagagtcacagACACAGTCGAAGCCGTTGCCCATGGAGGAGACCAAAAAGTTGACGGCGCAGCTGTTGAGCGCACAGCAGCAGACGCGACGTCTCGTGCAGAGCATTGAACAGCTGATGCCATCGCTGTCGAATCgtcagcagttgcagcagtcGTTGCAGCAACTGCGACTGTTGCACTTCTTGCTCAAGCGTCAGCTCAACATGCAGCTGTACCAGGAGATGGAGCAGCaagatcagcagcagcaacaacagcagcagcagcaatcgtcAGCATGGAAGCAGAAAGTTCCAAAGGTGTCTGAAGactcgcagcagcaacaacagccagagatgcagcagcagcaacaacaacaggtgcagcagcaacaggataGGCAACAGCATGaaatgcagcagctgcaacatcagcaacagcagcttctACATGATCAACGGCatcaacagctacaacaacaacagttggaGGAGTCACAGCAGCAAATGAAGATGTTGCAGAACGAAACAATGCAtctgcggcagcagcaactagcacatcagcagctgcaagagcaaatgcaaaaacaacatcatctagtgcagcaacagcagcagctgaaaatGCAGCAATTGCATCAGTTGCATATGATGAACCAGcatctgcaacagcagcaacaaggaTTGCCGCcggagcaacagcaagagctgaagaaattgcagcaacagttgcagcatcagcagcatttgttggggcagcagcagcagcagcaactacaacaacaacagcaataccAACTACAGCCACATATACCAGCTCAGCAACCACatcagttgcagcaacagcaggagcagcaacggcagcaacatttACGGCTCTTGCAGGAACAGCAGATGCTATTTgaacgccagcaacaacaaatgctgaAGCTGCAACCACAGTTGCcgtcacagcaacagccagaTGTTCAGCAGCAAATTCAGAAAGAGATTCAACACATTGAACAAAATATGCGGCTAGAGCAAGAGCACATGTTTCAGCAAtttgagcaacaacaacagcaacaacagcagcaacagcatcaacaacagcaacaggtaCCGCAACAGCCCTTAgttcaacaacagcaacaaccacaactacagcaacaaacattgttgcaacagcagatgcaacagcagcatccaACTCAACAATCTGTACAGCTACAACATGATGTGCAGAAGCaaatacagcaacagcaagagatgcagcagcaaatgcaacagcaacaacaacaacaatctatATATGTGGAGCATGTGGAGGTCCAGATTTTTGTGTAtaagctgcagcaacaacagcaacagcaacaggaactgcaacagcaagatgttcagcagcaaatgcagcaacagcaccagcaaaaaatgcagcaacaagaacagctacaacaacagctacaacaacagcagcaacagcaactacaagaacaacagcaagaacaacagcagcaacaacaagagataCCTGCATTGCAGCGGTTGCAACAGCAACCTTTAGTGGAGAAGCTGCAGCCACAGCATCAACCAATGCAACagcacacagcaacagcaaacaaacaagctgCAAGCATCGTtaatacagcaacaacatga